The Streptococcus oralis Uo5 genome includes a window with the following:
- a CDS encoding alpha-L-fucosidase yields the protein MNRYLFEKGQTFSIRKLTVGVASVIVGLAFFASGTVRADETSPTTTSNFDKQIEQVADIEEAKAEPVKEEGRVEAEKQETPAADTSSADLLPEEIQDRAYPDTPVKELDTTTIVDQKASPKVETKSILKDKEEAPKEAENGNRAIINGGQDLKHINYEGQPATAATMVYSTYNAGEQRYLVSGSGIFVAPNLILTVAHNFLEANKETGEGHIRGGKSAQFYYNVGSNSEKKNSLPSSGTTVLFREKDIHFWNKKEFGKGYKNDLALVEAPIPLPIASPNKAATFAPLAEHKTHQPGEAISTIGYPTDSSSKELKQPILAGQLYKADGTIRSVESYDDKGTTGITYKTTSVSGLSGGGIVDSQGKVLGVHQHGTVDNGVAEKDRFGGGLVLSPEQLKWVRDMIAKYGVKGWYQGDNGNRYYFTDEGRMLRNEKAVIGSNEYSFNQDGIATLTKGVEYGRVVIQHEDEEGNPVKDNDTFIEQTAVDSPFDYNFKKEIEQTDFYQKNKDKYEIVSIDGVAVNKQLKDAWTEEHNVVSKAPAGTRIIKVVYKVNKGSFKVYYRQKGTTTELAEATVDNNDGQEYEVSFVNTFHAKDITGYRPVKTSLEARIQQKGVNEVVFEYEPIADTSNPTTPTPPVAHPEDKETEIGNHGPLPSKAQLDYHKEELAAFIHYGMNTYTNSEWGNGKEDPRYFNPTNLDTDQWIRTLKETGFKRTIMVVKHHDGFVAYPSKYTDHTVAASPWKDGKGDLLEEVSKSASKYDMNMGVYLSPWDANHPKYHVATEKEYNEYYLNQLKEILGNPKYGNKGKFIEVWMDGARGSGAQKVTYTFDEWFKYIKEAEGDIAIFSAQPTSVRWIGNERGIAGDPVWHKVKRANITDDVKNEYLNHGDPDGDMYSVGEADVSIRSGWFYHDNQQPKSLKELMDIYFKSVGRGTPLLLNIPPNKEGKFADADVARLKEFKATLDQMYATDFAKGATVTASSTRQNHLYKESHLTDGKDDTSWALSNDATTGSFTVDLGQKRRFDVVELKEDIAKGQRISGFKIEVEINGRWVPYGEGSTVGYRRLIQGQPVEAQKIRVTITGAQATPILNNFSVYKTPSSIEKTDGYPLGLEYHSNTTADKAGTTWYNESEGVRGTSMWTNQKDAKVSYTFTGTKAYVVSTVDPGHGEMSVYVDGQKVADVQTKNTSRKRSQKVFETGDLAPGQHTITLVNKTGEPIATEGIYTLNNDSKGMFELESTNYEVEKGKPVTVKIKRVGGSKGAATVRFITEPGTGVHGKVYQDTTQDVTFKDGETEKTVTIPTIDFTEQADSIFDFKAKLTSVSDGALLGFATDATIQVMKAELLIKDQTSYDDQASQLDYSPGWHHETNSADKYQKTESWASFGRLTDEQKKKTTVTAYFYGTGLDIKGYVDPNHGIYKVFLDGKEVPYQEGMGNASTIEGKKYFSGHSAQRQGNQTLVSLKGLDENLHAVTLQLDPDRNDLSRNIGIQVDQFITRGEGSELYSKADIIQSISKWKDDLSNFDPAGLKNTATARQAFQANLEKLRNQLSADAVDVQDVMLTVSALQDILSKDENYQRGQEEPSPEQPEQPEEPEKPEKPAQPEKPAEPKQPEIEYDKAMDSLTKAIEKKVAELGSNKEAKKKLLEIADQAIAAIQEAKTQEAVNKALETALEQINKLEAAQPEKPAEPEKPVQPENPTQPENPVQPEKPGQPEKPAQPEKPTQPETPAQPEKPAQPEKPAQPEKPAQPEKPTQPENPVQPEKPAQPETPTQPETPAQPEKPTQPETPAQPEKPTQPEKPAEPEKPAQPEKPVQPENPTQPEQPAQPETPAQPDNPVQPEKPAEPEKPAQPEKPVQPETPAQPEKPVQPETPAQPEKPAQPETPAQPEKPAQPEKPITSSSPEEGVKDLVFTLPSLEIVNKVVPFKTIRRENPQLDKGKEQVLSEGKDGLLVEYVEVDGDNRKILQTEATPAQDRVIEVGSKQSSVGTEAPPVVTLPEYVLPRETEKPAPVVTNNSSSKDEKAPVTATIKEDKERRLPATGEQEASAFLFLAAITSILSLLIFQKNFKD from the coding sequence ATGAATCGATACCTTTTTGAAAAAGGGCAAACATTTAGCATTCGGAAGTTGACTGTAGGTGTGGCCTCTGTTATCGTCGGACTGGCATTTTTTGCTTCTGGAACCGTGCGTGCGGACGAAACGTCTCCTACCACGACATCTAATTTTGACAAACAGATTGAACAAGTCGCAGACATAGAGGAGGCCAAGGCTGAACCAGTCAAAGAAGAAGGCCGTGTAGAAGCTGAAAAGCAAGAAACGCCTGCTGCCGATACCAGCAGTGCTGACTTGCTCCCTGAAGAAATTCAGGATCGTGCTTATCCAGACACACCTGTCAAAGAACTCGACACGACTACTATCGTTGACCAGAAAGCTAGTCCAAAAGTAGAAACTAAGAGCATTCTAAAGGATAAGGAAGAAGCTCCAAAAGAAGCTGAGAATGGAAACCGTGCTATTATTAACGGAGGACAAGACCTCAAACACATCAACTACGAGGGGCAACCTGCTACTGCTGCCACTATGGTTTACAGCACTTACAATGCAGGAGAGCAACGCTACCTCGTTTCAGGATCTGGTATCTTTGTTGCACCTAATTTGATTCTTACCGTTGCTCATAACTTCCTAGAGGCCAATAAAGAAACTGGCGAAGGTCACATTCGTGGTGGAAAATCTGCCCAGTTCTACTATAACGTTGGTTCAAACAGCGAAAAGAAAAACTCACTGCCATCTTCTGGAACTACGGTTTTATTCAGAGAAAAAGACATCCATTTCTGGAACAAGAAGGAGTTTGGAAAAGGCTATAAGAATGACCTTGCTCTTGTAGAAGCTCCTATTCCTCTTCCGATTGCTAGTCCAAACAAAGCAGCAACCTTTGCGCCTTTAGCGGAGCACAAGACGCATCAGCCTGGAGAAGCCATCAGTACGATTGGCTACCCAACTGACTCGAGCTCAAAGGAACTGAAACAACCTATCCTAGCTGGTCAGCTTTACAAGGCAGATGGGACCATCCGATCTGTTGAGTCCTACGATGATAAGGGTACAACTGGTATCACCTACAAAACCACTTCTGTATCTGGTTTGTCTGGTGGCGGGATTGTCGATAGCCAAGGAAAAGTTCTGGGGGTTCACCAACACGGAACCGTTGACAATGGTGTGGCTGAAAAGGATCGCTTTGGTGGCGGACTCGTCCTTTCACCTGAACAACTGAAATGGGTTAGGGACATGATTGCCAAGTATGGTGTGAAAGGCTGGTACCAAGGTGATAACGGAAATCGTTACTACTTTACCGATGAAGGACGTATGCTTCGGAATGAGAAAGCTGTTATCGGAAGCAACGAATATTCCTTCAACCAAGATGGGATTGCTACCTTGACCAAGGGAGTTGAATACGGTCGCGTTGTTATCCAACACGAAGACGAAGAAGGAAATCCTGTCAAAGATAATGATACCTTTATCGAACAGACAGCTGTTGATTCTCCATTTGACTACAATTTCAAAAAAGAAATCGAGCAGACGGACTTCTATCAGAAGAATAAAGATAAATACGAAATTGTATCCATTGATGGCGTAGCAGTCAATAAACAGCTAAAAGATGCATGGACTGAAGAGCACAATGTTGTCAGCAAAGCGCCTGCCGGTACCCGTATCATCAAGGTGGTCTATAAAGTCAACAAAGGCTCTTTCAAAGTTTACTACCGTCAAAAAGGAACCACTACTGAACTAGCGGAAGCGACAGTTGATAACAATGACGGTCAAGAGTATGAGGTTTCCTTTGTCAACACCTTCCATGCAAAAGACATTACTGGTTACCGTCCAGTCAAAACTAGCCTGGAAGCAAGGATCCAGCAAAAAGGTGTGAATGAGGTCGTCTTTGAATACGAGCCAATCGCTGACACATCCAATCCAACGACACCGACTCCTCCAGTCGCTCATCCAGAAGATAAAGAAACTGAGATTGGTAATCATGGACCTCTTCCAAGCAAGGCCCAACTTGATTACCACAAGGAAGAATTGGCGGCCTTCATCCACTACGGAATGAATACTTATACCAATTCTGAATGGGGAAATGGGAAAGAAGACCCTCGATACTTCAATCCAACCAACTTGGATACAGACCAATGGATTCGCACCCTGAAGGAAACGGGCTTCAAACGAACCATTATGGTTGTTAAACACCACGACGGTTTCGTTGCTTACCCTTCTAAGTATACGGATCATACCGTAGCTGCTAGCCCATGGAAAGATGGAAAGGGTGACCTTCTCGAAGAAGTTTCCAAGTCTGCTAGCAAGTACGACATGAATATGGGTGTTTACCTATCACCGTGGGATGCCAACCATCCAAAATACCATGTTGCAACCGAAAAGGAATACAACGAATACTATCTCAACCAACTGAAAGAAATCCTTGGAAATCCGAAATACGGAAATAAAGGAAAATTCATCGAGGTTTGGATGGACGGTGCGCGTGGTAGCGGTGCCCAAAAAGTAACCTATACCTTTGATGAATGGTTCAAATACATCAAAGAAGCTGAAGGAGATATCGCTATCTTCTCTGCTCAACCGACAAGCGTTCGCTGGATCGGAAATGAACGTGGTATAGCAGGCGACCCTGTATGGCATAAAGTCAAAAGGGCCAACATCACAGACGATGTTAAAAACGAATACCTCAACCATGGTGACCCAGATGGTGATATGTATTCTGTAGGGGAAGCTGACGTTTCGATCCGTTCGGGCTGGTTCTATCATGACAACCAACAGCCAAAATCACTCAAAGAATTGATGGATATCTACTTCAAGTCTGTTGGTCGTGGAACCCCACTCCTTCTCAACATTCCACCAAACAAAGAAGGAAAATTCGCAGATGCGGATGTGGCTCGCTTGAAGGAATTCAAGGCAACTCTAGACCAAATGTATGCGACTGACTTTGCCAAAGGTGCCACTGTAACAGCAAGTTCTACTCGTCAGAACCACCTCTACAAGGAAAGTCACCTGACAGACGGTAAAGATGATACTAGCTGGGCGCTCTCAAATGATGCCACAACCGGTAGCTTTACAGTCGATTTAGGACAAAAGAGACGCTTTGACGTTGTCGAACTCAAAGAAGACATCGCCAAAGGTCAACGGATCTCTGGTTTCAAGATTGAAGTCGAAATCAACGGACGCTGGGTTCCATATGGGGAAGGTTCAACAGTAGGCTACCGTCGTTTGATTCAAGGACAACCTGTAGAAGCACAAAAAATCCGTGTGACCATCACAGGAGCACAAGCAACTCCAATCTTGAACAACTTCTCAGTCTACAAGACACCAAGCAGTATTGAAAAAACAGACGGCTACCCTCTTGGACTTGAATACCACTCAAATACAACCGCTGACAAGGCTGGTACAACTTGGTACAATGAATCTGAAGGTGTTCGTGGCACTTCTATGTGGACCAATCAAAAAGATGCCAAAGTAAGCTATACCTTCACAGGAACCAAAGCCTATGTTGTCTCTACAGTCGACCCAGGTCATGGAGAAATGTCCGTCTACGTTGATGGCCAAAAGGTTGCGGATGTGCAAACTAAGAACACTAGCCGTAAACGTAGCCAAAAAGTCTTTGAGACAGGTGATTTAGCACCTGGCCAACATACCATTACCCTTGTTAATAAAACAGGTGAACCAATTGCTACAGAAGGGATCTACACCCTAAACAATGATAGTAAAGGGATGTTTGAACTTGAGTCTACCAACTACGAAGTCGAAAAAGGAAAACCAGTCACTGTTAAGATTAAACGTGTTGGTGGAAGCAAGGGGGCTGCTACTGTTCGCTTCATCACAGAACCTGGAACTGGGGTTCACGGTAAAGTTTACCAAGATACAACTCAAGATGTGACCTTTAAAGATGGAGAAACAGAAAAGACTGTGACCATCCCAACGATTGACTTTACAGAACAAGCCGACTCTATCTTTGACTTCAAAGCCAAGCTCACTTCTGTTTCTGATGGTGCCTTGCTCGGTTTTGCTACCGATGCAACCATCCAAGTGATGAAAGCTGAATTGCTGATCAAGGATCAAACAAGTTATGATGACCAAGCTAGTCAGTTGGATTACAGTCCTGGCTGGCACCATGAAACCAATTCGGCAGACAAGTACCAAAAGACTGAGTCTTGGGCTTCCTTTGGTCGCTTAACTGATGAGCAAAAGAAAAAGACAACTGTCACAGCCTACTTCTACGGTACTGGACTTGATATCAAGGGCTATGTCGATCCAAATCATGGTATCTACAAAGTCTTCCTAGATGGCAAAGAAGTTCCTTACCAAGAGGGCATGGGAAATGCGTCAACTATTGAGGGCAAGAAATACTTTAGCGGTCATTCAGCCCAACGTCAAGGCAATCAAACTCTGGTTAGCTTAAAAGGTCTGGACGAAAACTTGCACGCAGTCACCCTTCAACTAGATCCTGATCGAAACGATTTGTCTCGAAATATCGGTATTCAGGTAGACCAATTTATCACTCGTGGCGAAGGCAGTGAACTCTACAGCAAAGCAGATATCATCCAGTCTATCTCTAAATGGAAAGATGATCTGTCCAACTTTGATCCAGCAGGCTTGAAAAATACGGCTACTGCACGCCAAGCTTTCCAAGCAAATCTAGAAAAATTGAGAAACCAACTCAGTGCTGATGCAGTGGATGTTCAGGATGTCATGTTGACAGTCAGTGCCCTACAAGATATCCTATCCAAGGATGAGAACTATCAAAGAGGCCAAGAGGAGCCTAGTCCAGAGCAACCGGAACAGCCAGAAGAACCTGAGAAACCTGAAAAACCGGCTCAGCCTGAAAAGCCAGCTGAGCCAAAACAACCGGAAATTGAGTACGATAAGGCTATGGACAGCTTGACGAAAGCTATCGAGAAAAAAGTCGCTGAACTTGGATCCAACAAGGAAGCTAAGAAGAAATTATTAGAAATTGCTGACCAAGCCATTGCTGCAATCCAAGAAGCTAAAACTCAGGAAGCAGTCAATAAAGCGCTAGAAACTGCTCTCGAACAAATCAACAAGCTCGAAGCAGCTCAGCCTGAGAAACCTGCTGAACCTGAAAAACCAGTTCAGCCTGAAAATCCGACTCAACCTGAGAATCCAGTTCAACCTGAGAAACCTGGCCAGCCTGAAAAACCAGCTCAGCCTGAAAAACCAACTCAACCGGAAACTCCGGCTCAGCCTGAGAAACCGGCTCAACCTGAGAAACCTGCTCAGCCTGAAAAGCCAGCGCAACCGGAAAAACCAACTCAACCTGAGAATCCAGTTCAACCTGAAAAACCGGCTCAACCGGAAACTCCAACTCAACCGGAAACTCCGGCTCAGCCTGAAAAACCAACTCAACCGGAAACTCCGGCTCAGCCTGAAAAACCAACTCAACCGGAAAAACCTGCTGAGCCTGAGAAACCGGCGCAACCTGAGAAACCAGTTCAGCCTGAAAATCCGACTCAACCTGAACAACCGGCGCAACCGGAAACTCCAGCGCAACCTGATAATCCAGTTCAACCGGAAAAACCTGCTGAGCCTGAGAAACCGGCGCAACCTGAAAAACCAGTTCAACCGGAAACTCCAGCGCAACCGGAAAAACCAGTTCAACCGGAAACTCCAGCGCAACCTGAGAAACCTGCTCAACCGGAAACTCCAGCGCAACCGGAAAAACCGGCTCAGCCTGAGAAACCAATTACTTCTTCAAGTCCTGAGGAAGGGGTTAAAGACCTTGTCTTTACACTTCCAAGCTTAGAAATCGTCAATAAGGTCGTACCGTTCAAGACGATTCGTCGCGAAAACCCACAATTAGACAAAGGAAAAGAGCAAGTTCTATCAGAAGGGAAAGACGGTCTCTTAGTCGAGTATGTTGAAGTGGACGGTGACAATCGCAAGATTCTCCAAACAGAAGCAACTCCAGCTCAAGATCGAGTGATTGAGGTAGGTAGCAAACAAAGCTCAGTTGGAACAGAAGCGCCACCAGTTGTGACTCTTCCTGAGTATGTTCTACCAAGAGAGACTGAAAAACCTGCTCCAGTCGTAACAAATAATTCATCATCAAAAGATGAAAAAGCTCCTGTTACAGCTACAATCAAAGAAGACAAGGAAAGACGACTCCCTGCAACTGGGGAACAAGAAGCAAGTGCCTTCCTCTTCTTGGCAGCCATTACTTCTATCTTGTCTCTCCTCATCTTCCAAAAGAATTTCAAAGACTAA
- a CDS encoding glutathione peroxidase → MTSVYDFSVLNQNNQAIPLESYRGKILLIVNTATGCGLTPQYQGLQELYERYQDQGFEILDFPCNQFMGQAPGSAEEINSFCSLHYQTTSPRFAKIKVNGKEANPLYVWLKDQKSGPLGKRIEWNFAKFLIGRDGQVLERFSSKTDPQTIQESLQKIL, encoded by the coding sequence ATGACCAGTGTATATGATTTTTCAGTTTTAAACCAAAACAACCAAGCAATCCCCTTGGAGAGCTATCGTGGTAAAATTCTCTTGATTGTCAACACTGCTACAGGATGTGGTTTAACACCCCAGTACCAGGGGCTTCAAGAACTCTATGAACGCTATCAAGATCAGGGCTTTGAAATCCTAGATTTCCCTTGCAATCAGTTTATGGGACAAGCACCCGGAAGCGCAGAGGAAATCAATAGCTTCTGCAGCCTACACTATCAGACCACTTCCCCTCGCTTTGCCAAGATCAAGGTCAACGGCAAGGAGGCAAATCCTCTTTATGTTTGGCTAAAAGACCAGAAATCTGGCCCGCTAGGAAAACGAATCGAATGGAATTTTGCTAAGTTTCTCATTGGTCGAGATGGGCAAGTCCTTGAGCGCTTCTCTTCCAAAACAGACCCCCAAACCATCCAAGAGTCTCTTCAAAAAATACTTTAA
- a CDS encoding DUF3958 family protein yields the protein MSKLDELKKRERDLLYQLEDNGKENYRTKALIETFEGYDRASHRYQSDLWEAAYQSRYAGQLEETLLQRNQLKNQIFEDLSYHMDDLKKEKFRLEGDLDAVYYERRKELERGEEKRHGH from the coding sequence ATGAGTAAGTTGGATGAGTTGAAGAAAAGAGAGCGAGACCTCTTGTACCAGCTAGAAGACAATGGAAAAGAGAACTACCGCACCAAAGCACTGATAGAAACCTTTGAAGGATATGATAGAGCTAGCCACCGTTATCAAAGTGATTTGTGGGAGGCGGCCTATCAGAGCCGATATGCAGGGCAGTTGGAAGAAACGCTCCTGCAAAGAAACCAACTTAAAAACCAAATCTTTGAGGACCTCAGCTATCACATGGATGATTTGAAAAAAGAAAAATTCCGGTTAGAGGGAGACTTGGATGCGGTTTACTATGAAAGACGCAAGGAACTAGAAAGAGGGGAGGAGAAACGACATGGGCATTGA
- a CDS encoding T7SS effector LXG polymorphic toxin, translated as MGIDMYLEQSQLQSSSVATMCQSQVEAYQDLQSAIQKFSEDKESLKGDAYDSARSFFASVLLPLSKGGQLYAETFSQAIKKLPADYQTMVDSKSWREDDLLDKIRKEEQMIAYLDEVNQSLSSLTMDSEEKGRLRRSNVELMRGHHANKRVYETILKDLRAYDSYSGGLFDDLASIDVQLSRGLAQIETSWDAKKGVFKVPSDLTWANYLTAYADTKDLKLSRQEKAFVQTMMAEYGFDAETAQQLLTIKQGIDKKFPTSSQEFRDYIFLRVVGAAYYNDFRWKETAGHLKTYFYNVTVGSSITGKSRTVEKPLLEIFKELGIKDETDAKKLIYNLRLQHEMAGGKSDNIEKIKDDDQKNGTNHYDSYKSTYEGIYGDKGNFDQFWDSKLKAYSNNGAGHADFTHQSITMATHLNPNQVQLADVYGGRENVKDLSGWEGDTTFNANDMKPSIGEDDYKADLDSVNLIGRMQKGQSYDQAISSYYADLQKDSTLREREFLKNKDWKEVRRTIYYSIVPAYILKKGEASIKEYIEEKYPEVSTFLNRLEAVAD; from the coding sequence ATGGGCATTGATATGTATTTGGAACAATCACAACTACAAAGTTCGAGTGTAGCGACCATGTGCCAATCTCAGGTGGAGGCTTATCAAGACTTGCAATCAGCCATCCAAAAGTTTTCAGAGGATAAGGAGAGCCTAAAGGGTGACGCTTATGATTCGGCTAGAAGTTTTTTTGCAAGTGTCTTGCTACCCTTGAGCAAAGGGGGACAGCTCTATGCAGAAACCTTCTCTCAAGCCATCAAGAAACTACCAGCAGACTACCAAACGATGGTCGACAGCAAGAGTTGGCGTGAGGATGATCTACTTGATAAGATCCGCAAGGAAGAGCAAATGATCGCCTATCTAGATGAAGTCAACCAATCCCTTTCTTCCTTGACCATGGATAGTGAAGAAAAAGGGAGATTGAGACGTAGCAATGTGGAACTCATGCGAGGACATCATGCCAATAAACGCGTCTATGAAACGATTTTGAAAGACCTACGCGCCTATGATAGCTACTCAGGAGGCCTGTTCGATGATCTAGCTAGTATTGATGTGCAACTGAGTCGTGGACTAGCTCAGATTGAAACGAGTTGGGATGCAAAGAAAGGGGTCTTTAAAGTTCCATCTGACCTGACTTGGGCCAACTACCTGACTGCCTATGCTGATACAAAGGACCTGAAGCTCAGCCGTCAAGAGAAAGCCTTTGTCCAAACCATGATGGCAGAATACGGCTTTGATGCCGAGACAGCCCAGCAGCTCTTGACCATCAAGCAAGGGATAGACAAGAAGTTCCCAACCTCAAGTCAAGAGTTCCGTGACTATATCTTTTTGCGAGTCGTCGGTGCCGCCTACTATAATGACTTTAGGTGGAAGGAAACAGCGGGTCATTTGAAAACTTATTTTTATAATGTGACTGTTGGCAGCTCGATTACAGGAAAATCAAGAACAGTAGAAAAACCGCTTCTTGAAATTTTTAAAGAACTTGGAATCAAAGATGAAACAGATGCAAAAAAATTGATTTATAATCTTAGACTGCAACATGAGATGGCAGGTGGGAAATCTGATAACATAGAAAAAATTAAGGATGATGATCAAAAAAATGGAACTAACCATTATGATTCCTATAAAAGTACTTATGAAGGGATTTATGGTGATAAGGGTAACTTTGACCAATTTTGGGATAGCAAACTGAAGGCCTATTCTAACAATGGGGCAGGTCATGCAGACTTTACCCACCAGTCTATCACTATGGCGACTCATCTTAATCCTAATCAAGTTCAGTTAGCCGATGTCTATGGCGGTAGAGAGAATGTCAAAGATCTTTCTGGCTGGGAGGGAGACACAACCTTTAATGCGAACGATATGAAGCCAAGCATTGGCGAGGATGATTACAAGGCAGATTTGGACTCGGTCAATCTTATCGGCCGTATGCAGAAGGGACAATCCTATGACCAAGCCATATCTTCTTACTATGCTGACCTTCAAAAGGATTCGACTCTTAGAGAAAGAGAATTTTTGAAAAATAAGGATTGGAAAGAGGTCAGAAGGACGATCTATTATAGCATAGTACCTGCGTATATACTGAAAAAGGGTGAGGCATCTATTAAAGAGTATATTGAGGAAAAATACCCAGAAGTATCCACATTTTTAAATCGTTTAGAGGCTGTGGCAGACTAG
- a CDS encoding TipC family immunity protein produces MKKILGLVALFVIIISSCFYFFVRQPKNIFDEIYQETAKNYLGHYNFKDLKNVTVKNRKLYDSNMNETDKYESIITYDDSSLGSDVKNLELRFNFDGSSKG; encoded by the coding sequence ATGAAGAAAATCCTAGGCCTAGTAGCACTATTCGTGATAATCATATCATCCTGTTTTTACTTTTTTGTACGTCAACCTAAAAACATTTTTGATGAGATTTACCAAGAAACAGCAAAAAATTATTTGGGCCATTATAACTTCAAAGACTTAAAAAATGTGACAGTAAAAAATCGAAAGCTTTATGATTCGAATATGAATGAAACGGATAAGTATGAATCAATAATAACATACGATGATTCTTCTCTTGGAAGCGATGTAAAGAATTTAGAACTACGGTTTAATTTTGATGGTAGTAGTAAAGGGTAA
- a CDS encoding TipC family immunity protein has translation MHYEFKKKVLVKKIMIYEIRSETYIKDEAQVKSYLEQYGITAKDLDSYYDEIVNQKVLKDWCTIYDSEYSPSNYGDVKIETQWENW, from the coding sequence ATTCATTATGAATTTAAGAAAAAAGTATTAGTTAAAAAAATTATGATTTATGAAATTAGATCAGAAACATACATTAAAGACGAGGCCCAAGTGAAATCCTACTTAGAGCAGTATGGTATCACTGCCAAGGATTTGGATTCTTATTACGACGAAATCGTTAACCAGAAAGTCTTGAAAGACTGGTGTACCATCTATGACAGCGAGTACTCGCCAAGCAACTATGGCGATGTCAAGATTGAGACCCAGTGGGAGAATTGGTGA
- a CDS encoding DUF3278 domain-containing protein, translating to MKKEDFTTRLLKLFFHIQGPFDECRQEMIYKACARALIQIEYSSLLLFLFYLLFGRFIELVRDAMPYLYFGLIFVLSSRSRLAVRDLHLDKDDQSEIHHKSYSKSQINLRSWGVFISIPIGLFVLSAFHKLFVQHLPLDTFWDNLSQFDKMLPLLVLGLGIGAIFGTMTYAFLSEHVKK from the coding sequence ATGAAAAAAGAAGATTTCACCACTCGCTTACTCAAACTATTCTTTCACATACAAGGGCCTTTTGATGAATGCCGTCAAGAGATGATTTACAAGGCTTGTGCCCGTGCCTTGATCCAAATCGAATACTCCTCCCTCCTACTCTTCTTGTTCTATCTCCTATTTGGACGCTTCATAGAGTTGGTTCGAGATGCCATGCCCTACCTCTATTTTGGACTTATCTTCGTCCTCTCATCTAGGTCGAGACTAGCAGTTCGCGACTTACATTTGGACAAGGATGACCAGTCCGAAATCCATCACAAAAGCTACAGCAAAAGCCAAATCAACCTTCGTAGTTGGGGTGTATTCATCAGTATTCCAATTGGCTTGTTTGTCTTATCAGCCTTTCACAAACTCTTTGTTCAGCATCTCCCCCTCGATACCTTTTGGGACAATCTCTCCCAGTTCGATAAAATGCTCCCTTTACTAGTGTTGGGGTTGGGTATTGGTGCCATCTTTGGAACCATGACCTATGCCTTTTTATCGGAACACGTTAAAAAATAG
- a CDS encoding DUF3278 domain-containing protein, whose amino-acid sequence MKKETFTEKLIKRIYGISGPLDEHKRREADRIGNKIFVILFYLMTLGNLIPFVLAYKYPQIVAIGYPLVVFGISMVAALYVVSQTKKTGITAIDPEMLSQKESKQLHLPGLKAGLIYGMGMFFGIPLLNVLTDDSKDYLGSLLNTGHFVSTILATLFFGVTIQIIVSLRIQKAKKDQEDD is encoded by the coding sequence ATGAAAAAAGAAACCTTCACTGAAAAACTTATCAAACGCATTTATGGCATTTCAGGACCACTTGATGAACACAAACGACGCGAAGCTGACCGCATCGGAAATAAAATCTTTGTGATTCTCTTTTACCTCATGACTTTAGGTAATCTCATTCCCTTTGTCCTTGCTTATAAATACCCGCAAATTGTCGCTATCGGCTATCCTCTCGTGGTGTTTGGCATTTCGATGGTAGCTGCCCTCTATGTGGTCTCCCAAACCAAGAAAACGGGCATCACAGCTATTGATCCCGAAATGCTGAGTCAAAAAGAAAGCAAACAGCTACATCTTCCGGGTCTAAAAGCCGGTCTAATCTATGGCATGGGCATGTTCTTTGGAATACCGCTTCTGAATGTCCTAACCGATGATAGCAAGGATTATCTTGGTTCTCTTTTAAATACAGGGCATTTTGTATCAACTATCCTAGCTACCCTCTTCTTCGGAGTGACCATACAAATTATCGTCTCTCTTCGCATTCAAAAAGCCAAGAAAGACCAAGAAGACGACTAG
- a CDS encoding helix-turn-helix transcriptional regulator — MNRVKEFRKELGISQLELAKDIGVSRQTINMIENDKYNPTLELCLNLARSLQTDLNSLFWEDNF, encoded by the coding sequence ATGAATCGTGTGAAAGAATTTCGCAAAGAACTAGGCATTTCCCAGCTCGAACTCGCCAAAGATATCGGTGTCTCGAGACAGACCATCAATATGATTGAAAACGACAAGTACAATCCAACCCTGGAACTCTGTCTCAATCTCGCCCGCAGCCTCCAAACTGACCTCAACAGTCTCTTTTGGGAGGATAATTTTTAA